One region of Brassica napus cultivar Da-Ae chromosome A10, Da-Ae, whole genome shotgun sequence genomic DNA includes:
- the LOC111213818 gene encoding pre-mRNA-processing protein 40A isoform X4: MSNNPPQSSGAQFRAMVPGQQGQQFVPAASQQPFHHPYGHVPPNVQSQFSQQLFPVRPGQPGHIASSSPPVVGFGTSGPPPFSSSYSQQPTPHMHASGSVPPAANSWPAPPVIQSTTLVSPVQQTPATPTDPGNLTPQSASDWMEHTSADGRKYYYNKQTKQSSWEKPLELMTPLERADASTVWKEFTTAEGRKYYYNKVTKESKWTIPEDLKLAREQAELASAKRSHSEDESTSLSRITASSSDLAVSTPVTAVVPSTSSTIPGHSTSPIPAGLAVPVTRPPPVASVTPTFAATSDTEATAMKLDNLSSQGAYESNDGAPAPNNEVDYKEISVNGKSNMTPAGDKANVEEPMMYATKQEAKAAFKSLLESVNVQSDWTWEQTTKEIVHDKRYGALRTLGERKQAFNEYLGQRKKVEAEERRWRQKKAREEFVKMLEECEELSSSMKWSKALSLFENDERFKAVDRPRDREDLFDNYIVELERKEREKAVVEHRQKMAEYRKFLETCDYIKASTQWRKIQDRLEDDERCSCLEKIDRLIGFEDYINDLEKEEEELKRVEKEHVRRAERKNRDAFRTLLEEHVAAGILTAKTYWLEYCIEVRDLPQYQAVASNLSGSTPKDLFEDITEELDKQYHEDKSRVKDAMKSRKVSMVSSWMFEDFKSALSEDLSSQPISDINLKLIYNDLVERMKEKEEKEARKFQRLAEEFTNLLRTFKEINAASNWEDVKQLVEESQEYRSIGDDNVSRGLFEEYITSLQEKAKEKERKRDEEKFQSRKEKDKEEKEKRKDKEKERREKEREREKERSSKREESDGDVDVSEGQKEEKRKGKDRDRKHRRRHHNSDDDVSSDRDDREESKKSSSRKHGNDRKKSRKHANTPESDSESRHKRQKKEQRESSRRGGNDELEDGEVGEDGEIRL; the protein is encoded by the exons ATGTCGAACAATCCTCCTCAGTCCTCTGGTGCCCAG TTTCGGGCGATGGTTCCTGGGCAACAAGGTCAGCAATTTGTTCCTGCAGCTTCACAACAGCCGTTTCATCACCCCTACGGACATGTACCACCAAATGTTCAAAGTCAGTTTTCTCAGCAGCTTTTTCCAGTGAGACCAGGTCAGCCTGGACATATTGCATCATCATCACCTCCAGTTGTAGGCTTTGGTACATCTGGACCACctccattttcttcttcatattca CAACAACCAACTCCGCACATGCATGCATCTGGTAGTGTCCCACCAGCAGCCAACTCTTGGCCTGCTCCTCCTGTTATTCAAAGTACAACACTTGTTTCCCCTGTTCAGCAGACACCAGCCACTCCCACTGACCCA GGAAATCTAACTCCACAATCTGCATCTGACTGGATGGAGCATACATCTGCTGATGGTAGAAA GTATTATTATAACAAGCAGACTAAACAATCAAGTTGGGAAAAACCTCTTGAACTGATGACACCACTTGAG AGGGCAGATGCATCCACTGTGTGGAAGGAATTTACAACAGCTGAAGGAAGGAA ATATTATTATAACAAGGTTACAAAGGAGTCTAAGTGGACAATTCCGGAAGATTTAAAG TTAGCTCGGGAACAAGCCGAATTAGCTAGTGCAAAGAGGTCCCATTCCGAAGATGAATCGACCTCTCTATCCCGCATTACTGCATCCTCGTCTGATCTAGCTGTTAGCACTCCTGTTACCGCTGTTGTTCCCAGTACATCTTCAACAATTCCTGGGCATTCTACAAGTCCTATTCCAGCGGGTTTGGCTGTACCTGTCACCCGTCCTCCCCCTGTTGCTTCTGTTACTCCAACGTTTGCTGCAACTAGTGATACTGAGGCTACTGCAAT GAAATTGGATAATTTATCGTCTCAGGGGGCATATGAATCAAATGATGGAGCGCCAGCACCAAATAATGAG GTTGATTATAAGGAAATTTCGGTGAATGGAAAATCCAATATGACACCTGCTGGTGACAAAGCAAACGTTGAGGAGCCGATGATGTATGCTACTAAGCAG GAGGCCAAAGCTGCTTTCAAGTCTCTTTTGGAATCTGTAAATGTTCAGTCCGACTGGACATGGGAACAG ACAACGAAAGAGATTGTTCATGATAAAAGATATGGTGCTTTGAGGACACTCGGTGAGCGGAAACAAGCTTTTAACGAG TATCTCGGTCAACGGAAAAAAGTGGAAGCCGAGGAAAGGCGATGGAGACAGAAGAAAGCGCGGGAAGAATTTGTAAAGATGCTAGAG GAGTGTGAAGAATTATCATCATCCATGAAATGGAG CAAAGCTTTGAGTTTGTTTGAAAATGATGAGCGTTTTAAAGCTGTTGATCGCCCAAGGGATCGTGAAGATCTTTTTGACAATTATATTGTGGAACTTGAGAGGAAG GAAAGAGAGAAGGCAGTGGTAGAACATCGGCAGAAGATGGCAGAGTATCGGAAGTTTCTTGAAACCTGTGACTATATCAAA GCAAGTACACAATGGAGAAAAATTCAGGATAGACTGGAGGATGATGAAAGATGCTCATGTCTTGAAAAAATAGATCGTTTGATTGGTTTTGAG GATTACATTAATGACCTGGAGAAGGAGGAAGAGGAGCTGAAGAGGGTAGAGAAG GAACATGTTAGGCGCGCTGAAAGAAAAAACCGTGATGCATTTCGTACACTACTGGAAGAACATGTCGCTGCTGGCATCCTTACAGCCAAGACGTACTGGTTGGAATATTGCATTGAG GTAAGAGACTTGCCTCAATACCAAGCTGTTGCATCTAATTTGTCTGGCTCAACTCCGAAAGACTTGTTCGAAGATATCACGGAAGAATTAGACAAGCAG TATCACGAGGACAAGAGTCGCGTAAAGGATGCGATGAAGTCGAGGAAG GTTTCCATGGTCTCCTCATGGATGTTTGAAGATTTTAAATCTGCTCTTTCAGAAGATCTCAGTTCTCAACCAATATCAGACATAAATTTAAAG CTCATATATAATGACTTGGTTGAGAggatgaaggaaaaagaagaaaaagaagccaGAAAGTTTCAGCGTTTGGCTGAAGAGTTTACCAATCTTTTGCGCACTTTCAAG GAAATAAACGCAGCTTCAAATTGGGAAGATGTCAAACAACTAGTTGAAGAAAGTCAAGAGTACAG ATCGATTGGAGATGATAATGTTAGCAGAGGGCTTTTTGAGGAATACATAACAAGTTTACAGGAAAAAGCAAAGGAGAAGGAGCGTAAGCGTGATGAGGAAAAG TTTCAGAGTAGGAAAGAGAAGGATaaggaggagaaagagaagcggaaagacaaggagaaggagagAAGGGAAAAGGAAAGAGAACGCGAAAAAGAGAGGAGTAGCAAAAGGGAGGAATCGGATGGTGATGTAGATGTGAGTGAAGGTCAGAAAGAGGAGAAACGAAAAGGAAAAGATCGAGACAGAAAACATAGGAGACGCCATCACAATTCTGATGATGATGTCAGTTCTGATAGGGATGACAGAGAGGAGTCGAAGAAGTCATCATCCCGTAAACATGGTAATGATCGCAAAAAATCAAGAAAG CACGCAAACACACCAGAATCAGACAGTGAAAGTCGGCATAAAAGACAGAAGAAAGAGCAGCGTGAGAGTAGTCGTCGAGGTGGTAATGATGAGTTAGAGGATGGAGAGGTTGGGGAAGATGGTGAAATCAGACTTTAA
- the LOC111213818 gene encoding pre-mRNA-processing protein 40A isoform X1 — MSNNPPQSSGAQFRAMVPGQQGQQFVPAASQQPFHHPYGHVPPNVQSQFSQQLFPVRPGQPGHIASSSPPVVGFGTSGPPPFSSSYSFTPSSYGQQQPTPHMHASGSVPPAANSWPAPPVIQSTTLVSPVQQTPATPTDPGNLTPQSASDWMEHTSADGRKYYYNKQTKQSSWEKPLELMTPLERADASTVWKEFTTAEGRKYYYNKVTKESKWTIPEDLKLAREQAELASAKRSHSEDESTSLSRITASSSDLAVSTPVTAVVPSTSSTIPGHSTSPIPAGLAVPVTRPPPVASVTPTFAATSDTEATAMKLDNLSSQGAYESNDGAPAPNNEVDYKEISVNGKSNMTPAGDKANVEEPMMYATKQEAKAAFKSLLESVNVQSDWTWEQTTKEIVHDKRYGALRTLGERKQAFNEYLGQRKKVEAEERRWRQKKAREEFVKMLEECEELSSSMKWRFGFQLMKESLVLVFIVCHVCANINFFLTSKALSLFENDERFKAVDRPRDREDLFDNYIVELERKEREKAVVEHRQKMAEYRKFLETCDYIKASTQWRKIQDRLEDDERCSCLEKIDRLIGFEDYINDLEKEEEELKRVEKEHVRRAERKNRDAFRTLLEEHVAAGILTAKTYWLEYCIEVRDLPQYQAVASNLSGSTPKDLFEDITEELDKQYHEDKSRVKDAMKSRKVSMVSSWMFEDFKSALSEDLSSQPISDINLKLIYNDLVERMKEKEEKEARKFQRLAEEFTNLLRTFKEINAASNWEDVKQLVEESQEYRSIGDDNVSRGLFEEYITSLQEKAKEKERKRDEEKFQSRKEKDKEEKEKRKDKEKERREKEREREKERSSKREESDGDVDVSEGQKEEKRKGKDRDRKHRRRHHNSDDDVSSDRDDREESKKSSSRKHGNDRKKSRKHANTPESDSESRHKRQKKEQRESSRRGGNDELEDGEVGEDGEIRL, encoded by the exons ATGTCGAACAATCCTCCTCAGTCCTCTGGTGCCCAG TTTCGGGCGATGGTTCCTGGGCAACAAGGTCAGCAATTTGTTCCTGCAGCTTCACAACAGCCGTTTCATCACCCCTACGGACATGTACCACCAAATGTTCAAAGTCAGTTTTCTCAGCAGCTTTTTCCAGTGAGACCAGGTCAGCCTGGACATATTGCATCATCATCACCTCCAGTTGTAGGCTTTGGTACATCTGGACCACctccattttcttcttcatattca TTTACACCTTCATCTTATGGTCAGCAACAACCAACTCCGCACATGCATGCATCTGGTAGTGTCCCACCAGCAGCCAACTCTTGGCCTGCTCCTCCTGTTATTCAAAGTACAACACTTGTTTCCCCTGTTCAGCAGACACCAGCCACTCCCACTGACCCA GGAAATCTAACTCCACAATCTGCATCTGACTGGATGGAGCATACATCTGCTGATGGTAGAAA GTATTATTATAACAAGCAGACTAAACAATCAAGTTGGGAAAAACCTCTTGAACTGATGACACCACTTGAG AGGGCAGATGCATCCACTGTGTGGAAGGAATTTACAACAGCTGAAGGAAGGAA ATATTATTATAACAAGGTTACAAAGGAGTCTAAGTGGACAATTCCGGAAGATTTAAAG TTAGCTCGGGAACAAGCCGAATTAGCTAGTGCAAAGAGGTCCCATTCCGAAGATGAATCGACCTCTCTATCCCGCATTACTGCATCCTCGTCTGATCTAGCTGTTAGCACTCCTGTTACCGCTGTTGTTCCCAGTACATCTTCAACAATTCCTGGGCATTCTACAAGTCCTATTCCAGCGGGTTTGGCTGTACCTGTCACCCGTCCTCCCCCTGTTGCTTCTGTTACTCCAACGTTTGCTGCAACTAGTGATACTGAGGCTACTGCAAT GAAATTGGATAATTTATCGTCTCAGGGGGCATATGAATCAAATGATGGAGCGCCAGCACCAAATAATGAG GTTGATTATAAGGAAATTTCGGTGAATGGAAAATCCAATATGACACCTGCTGGTGACAAAGCAAACGTTGAGGAGCCGATGATGTATGCTACTAAGCAG GAGGCCAAAGCTGCTTTCAAGTCTCTTTTGGAATCTGTAAATGTTCAGTCCGACTGGACATGGGAACAG ACAACGAAAGAGATTGTTCATGATAAAAGATATGGTGCTTTGAGGACACTCGGTGAGCGGAAACAAGCTTTTAACGAG TATCTCGGTCAACGGAAAAAAGTGGAAGCCGAGGAAAGGCGATGGAGACAGAAGAAAGCGCGGGAAGAATTTGTAAAGATGCTAGAG GAGTGTGAAGAATTATCATCATCCATGAAATGGAGGTTTGGCTTTCAGCTAATGAAAGAATCGTTGGTTCTTGTCTTTATTGTATGTCACGTATGTGCTAATATAAACTTTTTCCTCACCAGCAAAGCTTTGAGTTTGTTTGAAAATGATGAGCGTTTTAAAGCTGTTGATCGCCCAAGGGATCGTGAAGATCTTTTTGACAATTATATTGTGGAACTTGAGAGGAAG GAAAGAGAGAAGGCAGTGGTAGAACATCGGCAGAAGATGGCAGAGTATCGGAAGTTTCTTGAAACCTGTGACTATATCAAA GCAAGTACACAATGGAGAAAAATTCAGGATAGACTGGAGGATGATGAAAGATGCTCATGTCTTGAAAAAATAGATCGTTTGATTGGTTTTGAG GATTACATTAATGACCTGGAGAAGGAGGAAGAGGAGCTGAAGAGGGTAGAGAAG GAACATGTTAGGCGCGCTGAAAGAAAAAACCGTGATGCATTTCGTACACTACTGGAAGAACATGTCGCTGCTGGCATCCTTACAGCCAAGACGTACTGGTTGGAATATTGCATTGAG GTAAGAGACTTGCCTCAATACCAAGCTGTTGCATCTAATTTGTCTGGCTCAACTCCGAAAGACTTGTTCGAAGATATCACGGAAGAATTAGACAAGCAG TATCACGAGGACAAGAGTCGCGTAAAGGATGCGATGAAGTCGAGGAAG GTTTCCATGGTCTCCTCATGGATGTTTGAAGATTTTAAATCTGCTCTTTCAGAAGATCTCAGTTCTCAACCAATATCAGACATAAATTTAAAG CTCATATATAATGACTTGGTTGAGAggatgaaggaaaaagaagaaaaagaagccaGAAAGTTTCAGCGTTTGGCTGAAGAGTTTACCAATCTTTTGCGCACTTTCAAG GAAATAAACGCAGCTTCAAATTGGGAAGATGTCAAACAACTAGTTGAAGAAAGTCAAGAGTACAG ATCGATTGGAGATGATAATGTTAGCAGAGGGCTTTTTGAGGAATACATAACAAGTTTACAGGAAAAAGCAAAGGAGAAGGAGCGTAAGCGTGATGAGGAAAAG TTTCAGAGTAGGAAAGAGAAGGATaaggaggagaaagagaagcggaaagacaaggagaaggagagAAGGGAAAAGGAAAGAGAACGCGAAAAAGAGAGGAGTAGCAAAAGGGAGGAATCGGATGGTGATGTAGATGTGAGTGAAGGTCAGAAAGAGGAGAAACGAAAAGGAAAAGATCGAGACAGAAAACATAGGAGACGCCATCACAATTCTGATGATGATGTCAGTTCTGATAGGGATGACAGAGAGGAGTCGAAGAAGTCATCATCCCGTAAACATGGTAATGATCGCAAAAAATCAAGAAAG CACGCAAACACACCAGAATCAGACAGTGAAAGTCGGCATAAAAGACAGAAGAAAGAGCAGCGTGAGAGTAGTCGTCGAGGTGGTAATGATGAGTTAGAGGATGGAGAGGTTGGGGAAGATGGTGAAATCAGACTTTAA
- the LOC111213818 gene encoding pre-mRNA-processing protein 40A isoform X5, with protein MSNNPPQSSGAQFRAMVPGQQGQQFVPAASQQPFHHPYGHVPPNVQSQFSQQLFPVRPGQPGHIASSSPPVVGFGTSGPPPFSSSYSQQPTPHMHASGSVPPAANSWPAPPVIQSTTLVSPVQQTPATPTDPGNLTPQSASDWMEHTSADGRKYYYNKQTKQSSWEKPLELMTPLERADASTVWKEFTTAEGRKYYYNKVTKESKWTIPEDLKLAREQAELASAKRSHSEDESTSLSRITASSSDLAVSTPVTAVVPSTSSTIPGHSTSPIPAGLAVPVTRPPPVASVTPTFAATSDTEATAMKLDNLSSQGAYESNDGAPAPNNEVDYKEISVNGKSNMTPAGDKANVEEPMMYATKQEAKAAFKSLLESVNVQSDWTWEQTTKEIVHDKRYGALRTLGERKQAFNEYLGQRKKVEAEERRWRQKKAREEFVKMLEECEELSSSMKWSKALSLFENDERFKAVDRPRDREDLFDNYIVELERKEREKAVVEHRQKMAEYRKFLETCDYIKASTQWRKIQDRLEDDERCSCLEKIDRLIGFEDYINDLEKEEEELKRVEKEHVRRAERKNRDAFRTLLEEHVAAGILTAKTYWLEYCIEVRDLPQYQAVASNLSGSTPKDLFEDITEELDKQYHEDKSRVKDAMKSRKVSMVSSWMFEDFKSALSEDLSSQPISDINLKLIYNDLVERMKEKEEKEARKFQRLAEEFTNLLRTFKEINAASNWEDVKQLVEESQEYRSIGDDNVSRGLFEEYITSLQEKAKEKERKRDEEKSRKEKDKEEKEKRKDKEKERREKEREREKERSSKREESDGDVDVSEGQKEEKRKGKDRDRKHRRRHHNSDDDVSSDRDDREESKKSSSRKHGNDRKKSRKHANTPESDSESRHKRQKKEQRESSRRGGNDELEDGEVGEDGEIRL; from the exons ATGTCGAACAATCCTCCTCAGTCCTCTGGTGCCCAG TTTCGGGCGATGGTTCCTGGGCAACAAGGTCAGCAATTTGTTCCTGCAGCTTCACAACAGCCGTTTCATCACCCCTACGGACATGTACCACCAAATGTTCAAAGTCAGTTTTCTCAGCAGCTTTTTCCAGTGAGACCAGGTCAGCCTGGACATATTGCATCATCATCACCTCCAGTTGTAGGCTTTGGTACATCTGGACCACctccattttcttcttcatattca CAACAACCAACTCCGCACATGCATGCATCTGGTAGTGTCCCACCAGCAGCCAACTCTTGGCCTGCTCCTCCTGTTATTCAAAGTACAACACTTGTTTCCCCTGTTCAGCAGACACCAGCCACTCCCACTGACCCA GGAAATCTAACTCCACAATCTGCATCTGACTGGATGGAGCATACATCTGCTGATGGTAGAAA GTATTATTATAACAAGCAGACTAAACAATCAAGTTGGGAAAAACCTCTTGAACTGATGACACCACTTGAG AGGGCAGATGCATCCACTGTGTGGAAGGAATTTACAACAGCTGAAGGAAGGAA ATATTATTATAACAAGGTTACAAAGGAGTCTAAGTGGACAATTCCGGAAGATTTAAAG TTAGCTCGGGAACAAGCCGAATTAGCTAGTGCAAAGAGGTCCCATTCCGAAGATGAATCGACCTCTCTATCCCGCATTACTGCATCCTCGTCTGATCTAGCTGTTAGCACTCCTGTTACCGCTGTTGTTCCCAGTACATCTTCAACAATTCCTGGGCATTCTACAAGTCCTATTCCAGCGGGTTTGGCTGTACCTGTCACCCGTCCTCCCCCTGTTGCTTCTGTTACTCCAACGTTTGCTGCAACTAGTGATACTGAGGCTACTGCAAT GAAATTGGATAATTTATCGTCTCAGGGGGCATATGAATCAAATGATGGAGCGCCAGCACCAAATAATGAG GTTGATTATAAGGAAATTTCGGTGAATGGAAAATCCAATATGACACCTGCTGGTGACAAAGCAAACGTTGAGGAGCCGATGATGTATGCTACTAAGCAG GAGGCCAAAGCTGCTTTCAAGTCTCTTTTGGAATCTGTAAATGTTCAGTCCGACTGGACATGGGAACAG ACAACGAAAGAGATTGTTCATGATAAAAGATATGGTGCTTTGAGGACACTCGGTGAGCGGAAACAAGCTTTTAACGAG TATCTCGGTCAACGGAAAAAAGTGGAAGCCGAGGAAAGGCGATGGAGACAGAAGAAAGCGCGGGAAGAATTTGTAAAGATGCTAGAG GAGTGTGAAGAATTATCATCATCCATGAAATGGAG CAAAGCTTTGAGTTTGTTTGAAAATGATGAGCGTTTTAAAGCTGTTGATCGCCCAAGGGATCGTGAAGATCTTTTTGACAATTATATTGTGGAACTTGAGAGGAAG GAAAGAGAGAAGGCAGTGGTAGAACATCGGCAGAAGATGGCAGAGTATCGGAAGTTTCTTGAAACCTGTGACTATATCAAA GCAAGTACACAATGGAGAAAAATTCAGGATAGACTGGAGGATGATGAAAGATGCTCATGTCTTGAAAAAATAGATCGTTTGATTGGTTTTGAG GATTACATTAATGACCTGGAGAAGGAGGAAGAGGAGCTGAAGAGGGTAGAGAAG GAACATGTTAGGCGCGCTGAAAGAAAAAACCGTGATGCATTTCGTACACTACTGGAAGAACATGTCGCTGCTGGCATCCTTACAGCCAAGACGTACTGGTTGGAATATTGCATTGAG GTAAGAGACTTGCCTCAATACCAAGCTGTTGCATCTAATTTGTCTGGCTCAACTCCGAAAGACTTGTTCGAAGATATCACGGAAGAATTAGACAAGCAG TATCACGAGGACAAGAGTCGCGTAAAGGATGCGATGAAGTCGAGGAAG GTTTCCATGGTCTCCTCATGGATGTTTGAAGATTTTAAATCTGCTCTTTCAGAAGATCTCAGTTCTCAACCAATATCAGACATAAATTTAAAG CTCATATATAATGACTTGGTTGAGAggatgaaggaaaaagaagaaaaagaagccaGAAAGTTTCAGCGTTTGGCTGAAGAGTTTACCAATCTTTTGCGCACTTTCAAG GAAATAAACGCAGCTTCAAATTGGGAAGATGTCAAACAACTAGTTGAAGAAAGTCAAGAGTACAG ATCGATTGGAGATGATAATGTTAGCAGAGGGCTTTTTGAGGAATACATAACAAGTTTACAGGAAAAAGCAAAGGAGAAGGAGCGTAAGCGTGATGAGGAAAAG AGTAGGAAAGAGAAGGATaaggaggagaaagagaagcggaaagacaaggagaaggagagAAGGGAAAAGGAAAGAGAACGCGAAAAAGAGAGGAGTAGCAAAAGGGAGGAATCGGATGGTGATGTAGATGTGAGTGAAGGTCAGAAAGAGGAGAAACGAAAAGGAAAAGATCGAGACAGAAAACATAGGAGACGCCATCACAATTCTGATGATGATGTCAGTTCTGATAGGGATGACAGAGAGGAGTCGAAGAAGTCATCATCCCGTAAACATGGTAATGATCGCAAAAAATCAAGAAAG CACGCAAACACACCAGAATCAGACAGTGAAAGTCGGCATAAAAGACAGAAGAAAGAGCAGCGTGAGAGTAGTCGTCGAGGTGGTAATGATGAGTTAGAGGATGGAGAGGTTGGGGAAGATGGTGAAATCAGACTTTAA